GCCCAAATTAATCTGCACAGAACGATAGTTTATGCGCCATGCAACGGATATGTGACGAAAAAGAACGTAAACGTTGGAAGTTACGTTATGCCCGGCATTCCTTACCTTAATGTAGTCAATCTTCGCAAAGTCTGGATAGTGGCTAATTTTAAAGAGTCGGACATTGATAATATAAAAATAGGCGCGCCGGTTATTATAACAGTCGATGCTTATCCGGGCGTTACTTTTCACGGGACGGTATCAAGTTTTCAATCGGGAACCGGTTCGGTTTTTAGCCTTCTTCCGCCGGAAAATGCGACAGGAAACTATATAAAAGTAGTGCAGAGGGTTCCCGTAAAAATTAATTTAAACAAAGAATTTTACTCTAAGACCCCTCTTTATCCCGGGCTATCGGTAGAACCGTTCGTTAAAATAGAAAAATAAACTCTTTATTAACATTATGGAAAAGGTGTCAGATTAATTTTCCGGAAACAAATTTTCTGTTAATCGACTGTTTAGTATGCGGAAAATAAAATCTGACACCTTTTCCACCTTTTCCATAATGATGGATTTAGATTATGAACATGAATTTAAAAAATAAATGGCTGATAGTTTTAGCGGTAATTCCAAGCACTACGCTATACAGTATGGATATGAGCGTAGTAAACGTCGCCCTGCCCTATATACAGGGCGCAATGGATGCCTCGATAGAGCAGGTTACATGGGTTGTTACGGGTTATATGCTTTCCGGCGTTATTCTAATGCCTTTGGTAAGTTTTTTTAGTTCGCGTTTCGGCAGGAAAAATTATTACATATCTTCCGTTTTTTTATTTACGGTAAGTTCCGCTTTGTGCGGTCTTTCATGGAATTTAGACTCCATAGTTCTTTTCCGCCTCCTGCAGGGCGTAGGCGGCGGAGCCCTTATACCTTTGTCGCAGACCTACCTTGCCGAAAATTTTGAAAAAAAAGAACAGGGTAAGGCTATGGCGATATTCAGCCTTGCGATAGTTTTAGGCCCTGCAATCGGCCCTTATATCGGAGGCTGGATAGTAACGAATTATTCCTGGCCGTGGGTATTTTACGTTAATCTTCCCATAGGACTTTTAAACCTTATACTTATTTATTTAATAATCGAAGACCATCCTTTAATGAAGAGGATAAAAGGAAACGTAGATTGGCTCGGCATAATTTTTTTAACCGTAGGACTCGGGGCAATGCAGATTGTTTTAACGGACGGTCAGTATAAAAACTGGTTTTCTTCAAGCTATATAGTGAATCTAACAATTATATCGGCAGTTGCTTCGGTACTTTTCGTTATAACTGAACTCATAGTGGAAAATCCGGCGGTTAACATTAAAGTTTTAAAAGATATAAATTTATCGGCTAATTCTTTTTTGTCTATGGTTTTTAGCCTCGGAATATTCGGAAGCCTGTTTCTTCTGCCTATGTTTTTGCAAAAAATAATGGGGTATTCAGCATACGATGCAGGTATTGCTATAATGTCGAGGGGTCTTGCTATGGTTATAAGCATGCCGCTTGCAGGCAGGCTGTTTAATAAAGTAGGGCCAAAAATTTTAGTTTTTATAGGATTTATTTTATCTATTATATCTTCGATTCAGATAGGCTCAATGAGTCTTAATATGGGTTTTTGGGATGTTTTTTGGCCTCAGTTTACGCAGGGTTTAGGCTTCGGATTGATAATAGTTTCCCTTATGACATCTTCTTTGATTACGCTTGAAAATAAATATAAAATAGACGGAGCAGGTTTGTTTAATCTGATTAGGCAGGTTGCCGGTTCGATAGGTATAGCTATACTGGCTACGATGATAGATAATAATACCCAGATGGCGCATTCCGTTCTCGTACAAAATATAAGCGACAATACGCAGACGATGTTATCCTTAAGGAGAGCCGCTCAAATTACGCATTCTTTTGTGTTTTATCCTCCCGTCAAAAAGGTTCTTGCATTAATTAACGGTATGGTAACTCAGCAATCTACGATGATTGCTTTTAATATGGCATTTATATTTATGGCGGTATGTTTTGTCGTGTCTATGCCGGTTATTTTCCTGCTTAAGGGTTCAAAAAGCGCAAAAGACAAAAACGGCTCCTCCTCTATTACCCCTGAATGATATAAGTATTTCCAGCAAATCCGTTTCAAACTTTCAAACTTAAAATTAATATTGTATAATATATAAATGTCCGTAAATTTATTGCGGAATTAACTAAATATATATATAAAATATTTTTATGAAAACTAAAGACGAAAAAAAAGCTAAAGAGGTAAACTCGGGCAAACCAAAAACCAAGAAAAAAAAATTAACTAAGATAATTATTTCGGCTATACTGATTATAATTTTTGCACCGGTCGTTATTCTTACCGTATTATATTTTATTCTTGCTTCTACCGTTCCAAGTATTAATACTTTGAAAGACTATCATCCGCAGGAAGTAAATTACGTATATTCGGCAAGCGGCAAATTGGTAGGTTATCTCGGTTCAGTCAACAGAGAGGTAGTACCTTTTTCCGAAATTCCTTTGCAGGTAAGGGAGGCTTTTCTAGCGGCGGAAGACAAAAATTTTTATAATCAGGGGCCGCTTGATTATAAAGCAATAACGAGGGCTTTTTTCGTTAATCTTTTTGCCGGACATATTGTGGAGGGCGGTTCAACTATAACCCAGCAGGTAGCAAAAACTATCCTTATTCCTTATCAAAGAACGTATATTTGGAAATTGAGGGAGGCTATTTTAGCATATAGGGTTGCGGATAATTTATCTAAAAACGAAATATTAAATATATACCTTAATCAGATTTATTTGGGCAATAATGCTTATGGCATACAGGCGGCTTCGCTGACTTACTTCGGCGTACCCGTATGGAAACTTACCCTGCCGGAAGCTGCTATGCTAGGCGGATTGCCGCAGGCCCCCTCTTTTTTAGATCCGTATATTCATTATAAAGATGCTAAAAGAAGGCAGAAATATGTTTTATTTCAGATGGCTAACGACGGATTTATAACGAAAGCTCAGGCCGAAAAAGCTTATAAAACAAAGCTTGTTTTTAGCAATTTTTTTAAATATTACGGCGTAGCGCCGTATTATCTTGCTTTTATTAAGCAGGAAATTATAAGCAAATACGGCAAACAGGTTTATAAAGAAGGCGGCTTAAAAATATACGCGGCGTTAAGCGCAAGGGCGCAGACGTATGCAGATAAAGCGGTTAAAAGAGGGTTAATCAAACTTACCCACGAATACGGCTACACCGGACCTTTACATAAATATTCTTACGGCGAAATGCTTAATAAGATAAAAAACGAAAAAAACCGTATTAAATATTTGTATAAAGGCGATTTGTATAAAGGTTTTGTTACGGCTATTTCTAAAAACGGTCAAGTAGCTTACGTAGCCTTAGGAAAATTTAAAGGAATACTGCCTGTATCCAATATGAGATGGGCATCCCATTTTCAAAGATACGTGTATTTTGCATACAGGACTATTAATAACGTTAACCAGGCTTTAAAACCGGGTTACGAAATATTAGTCAAATTTGACGGATGGAATAAAGATCATATACCGGTTTTTTCTTTGGAAGAAAAAGACGTTATAGAGGGAGCATTAGTTTCGTTAGACCCTAAAAACGGTTTCGTTAGGGCAATGGTAGGAGGAATAAGTTTTCGCCAAACTCAGTTTAACAGTGCGCTTTACGCAAAAAGACAGACCGGTTCGGCTTTTAAGCCAATAGTTTATTCCGAAGCTCTTACGGAAGGTTATACACCTTCATCTATTATAAATAATACCCCCGTAATATACCCTACCGGAGTACCAGGAAAATATTACAAACCGCACAATTTTTCGAGAAGATTTACAGGTCCTACTACGCTTCTTATCGGGCTGGCGCATTCTATAGACGTGGTGGCGGTCAAACTGCTTAAAAAAGTAGGAATTGAGAAAGTCGTGCATCTTGCCAATGAAATGGGCATTCATCATGTAGTCAGGAACTTAACTATGGCTCTCGGCTCTTCAAGCGTCCGTCTTATAGACTTGACGGACGCATATACTTCTTTTGCAAACGGCGGAAAAGAATGCAAACCTGTTTTTATAATTAAAATATTAACGCCGAACGGAAAAGAGCTTTATCATTATAAACCTGAATGCAAGCAGGTTTTATCGCCTCAAGTTGCTTATGTATTGACTAATATGCTGGAAAGAGTCATAACTAACGGGACTGGAGTTACTATTGGAAATATTCGGAAAATTACGCCTTACGTGGCAGGCAAAACCGGCTCTTCAAGCCAGTATAGGGACGGAGTGTTTATGGGATATACTTCTTCTTTAGTTACGGGAGTCTGGACGGGTTTAGACGATTTTCATTCTATGGGCAGGTTTATGGTAGGAGCTATAACTGCGGCGCCTATATGGTACTCTTATATGTCCAAATCGCTTCTTATTTTTCGTCCTCAGGCATTTTCTATACCTAAAGGAATAGTTTTTGCAGAGATTAATCCATATACGGGTTTAATAGCGAATTCAAGTTATAAAGATCCTGTACTGATGCCTTATATTAAAGGCACCGAGCCTACTGAAACCGTAAAGAAGAAAAAGATTAAAAATCCGCAGTCGTTTTTCGGATTATTTTAATTAACGCATAATAATTTTTATAAAATATACCGCTAATGTATAAATTTAATAATTTAGTTGACGGATACGGCAGAAGATTAACGTATCTTAGAATAAGCGTTACCGACAGGTGCAATTTAAGATGCGTTTACTGCATGCCTGAATCCGGCGTTTCCATTATAAAACACGAAGATATTATTTCATACGAAGATATCTTAAGGTTAGTGCGCATTCTTTCAATACACGGCTTAAACAAAGTCAGGATCACGGGGGGAGAACCTTTGGCTAGAAAAGGCCTAATCGGTTTTGTGCAAAAACTTTCGGAAATAAAAGATATAAACAATATTTCTATGACGACTAACGGCATTCTTTTAGATAAATATGCCCACGGTCTATTCGATGCGGGATTAAAAAGAATCAATATAAGCTTAGATTCTTTAAACGAAGAAAAGTTCAAAAAAATTACAAGAACCGGCAGACTTGAAACCGTCTTGAAGAACATAGAGCTTGCAAAAAAAATAGGCTATAATCCGATTAAAATCAATACTGTTTTAATAAGAGGAATCAACGACGACGAAATTATAGATTTCGTAAATTTTGCAAGAAAATTTGAACTTAATTTAAGATTTATAGAATATATGCCAATCGGAGGCAATATAGCGGATGCAGTGTCGTCGCAAGAGATAGAAGAAAAAATAAAATTAGAGTTTGATGATTTTAAGCCTAAGAAATCAAAAATAAAATATAATAACGTATCGGACGAAAATGTTTACGACAATAAATTAAGCGTTTACGATGGAGTAAGCAGGATTTTCGGTTTTGACGATAATGATGCGGTTATAGGTTTTATAAGTCCTATGTCCGAGCATTTTTGCGGCGATTGCAACAGGCTAAGGCTGACTGCCTCGGGAAATCTCAGGCTGTGTCTTTTTTATGACGAGGAGTACAATATTAAAGATATTTTAAAAGAGAGCGACGACGAAATTGTTTTCGAAAAAATTTCTAATATAGTTAAGTTAAAACATTTTAAGCATAACTTTAAAGAAAAAACGGAAAAAAAAGGAGATATTTCTTGGGCAAACGATTTTATGAACTCAATCGGCGGATAATAATCAATTTGTGACGAGGACAGAATTGCATTCTACCCCGTATTTAAATAAATAAATACAAAGGAGAAAAATTTTGGAACAAACAAGCATTATCAACATTAACATTGAAGACGAGATGAGGCAGTCCTACTTAGATTACGCGATGAGCGTTATTATAGGCAGGGCGCTTCCCGAAGTAAAAGACGGATTAAAGCCCGTTCACAGAAGAATTCTTTTTGCTATGAACGAAATAGGCAATGATTTTAATAAACCGTATAAAAAATCCGCAAGAATCGTCGGAGACGTTATAGGTAAATATCATCCTCACGGCGATGCGGCGGTTTACGATGCAACCGTCAGGATGGCGCAGGATTTTTCTTTAAGATATCCTCTCGTCGACGGACAGGGAAACTTTGGTTCTATAGACGGCGATCCGCCTGCGGCTATGAGATATACGGAAATAAGGATGACTAAGCTTTCGTCTTTCCTTTTAGACGATATAGATTTTGAAACCGTAGATTTTACTCCGAACTATGATGGTTCTTTGCAAGAACCTGCAGTTTTGCCGGCTAAATTTCCGAATCTTTTAGTTAATGGTTCGTCGGGAATAGCGGTCGGCATGTCATCAAATATACCGCCGCATAATCTTACGGAAGCCGTGGATGCAGTTCTTTATTATATGGATAATCCGGAATGCGTTATAGACGAACTTATGCAAATAATTAAAGGCCCCGATTTTCCTACCGGAGGCATTATTTACGGTTATTCGGGAATCAATAATTATTTTAACACGGGAAGAGGGCTAGTTAAAGTAAGGGCAAGACATCATTTTGAAAAAGCAAAAATAATTATTACGGAGATACCATATCAGGTCAACAAGTCTAAAATACTTGAACGCATAGCGGAACTCGTAAAGGAAAAAAAAATAGAAGGGATATCGGATCTTCGCGACGAATCGGACAGGGAGGGAATGAGGGTAGTTATAGAACTAAAAAGAGACGCAAACGAAACCGTCGTAATGAACAACCTGTTTAAACACACCCAACTCGAG
The DNA window shown above is from Candidatus Acidulodesulfobacterium acidiphilum and carries:
- a CDS encoding DHA2 family efflux MFS transporter permease subunit — protein: MNMNLKNKWLIVLAVIPSTTLYSMDMSVVNVALPYIQGAMDASIEQVTWVVTGYMLSGVILMPLVSFFSSRFGRKNYYISSVFLFTVSSALCGLSWNLDSIVLFRLLQGVGGGALIPLSQTYLAENFEKKEQGKAMAIFSLAIVLGPAIGPYIGGWIVTNYSWPWVFYVNLPIGLLNLILIYLIIEDHPLMKRIKGNVDWLGIIFLTVGLGAMQIVLTDGQYKNWFSSSYIVNLTIISAVASVLFVITELIVENPAVNIKVLKDINLSANSFLSMVFSLGIFGSLFLLPMFLQKIMGYSAYDAGIAIMSRGLAMVISMPLAGRLFNKVGPKILVFIGFILSIISSIQIGSMSLNMGFWDVFWPQFTQGLGFGLIIVSLMTSSLITLENKYKIDGAGLFNLIRQVAGSIGIAILATMIDNNTQMAHSVLVQNISDNTQTMLSLRRAAQITHSFVFYPPVKKVLALINGMVTQQSTMIAFNMAFIFMAVCFVVSMPVIFLLKGSKSAKDKNGSSSITPE
- the moaA gene encoding GTP 3',8-cyclase MoaA, whose amino-acid sequence is MYKFNNLVDGYGRRLTYLRISVTDRCNLRCVYCMPESGVSIIKHEDIISYEDILRLVRILSIHGLNKVRITGGEPLARKGLIGFVQKLSEIKDINNISMTTNGILLDKYAHGLFDAGLKRINISLDSLNEEKFKKITRTGRLETVLKNIELAKKIGYNPIKINTVLIRGINDDEIIDFVNFARKFELNLRFIEYMPIGGNIADAVSSQEIEEKIKLEFDDFKPKKSKIKYNNVSDENVYDNKLSVYDGVSRIFGFDDNDAVIGFISPMSEHFCGDCNRLRLTASGNLRLCLFYDEEYNIKDILKESDDEIVFEKISNIVKLKHFKHNFKEKTEKKGDISWANDFMNSIGG
- a CDS encoding PBP1A family penicillin-binding protein; its protein translation is MKTKDEKKAKEVNSGKPKTKKKKLTKIIISAILIIIFAPVVILTVLYFILASTVPSINTLKDYHPQEVNYVYSASGKLVGYLGSVNREVVPFSEIPLQVREAFLAAEDKNFYNQGPLDYKAITRAFFVNLFAGHIVEGGSTITQQVAKTILIPYQRTYIWKLREAILAYRVADNLSKNEILNIYLNQIYLGNNAYGIQAASLTYFGVPVWKLTLPEAAMLGGLPQAPSFLDPYIHYKDAKRRQKYVLFQMANDGFITKAQAEKAYKTKLVFSNFFKYYGVAPYYLAFIKQEIISKYGKQVYKEGGLKIYAALSARAQTYADKAVKRGLIKLTHEYGYTGPLHKYSYGEMLNKIKNEKNRIKYLYKGDLYKGFVTAISKNGQVAYVALGKFKGILPVSNMRWASHFQRYVYFAYRTINNVNQALKPGYEILVKFDGWNKDHIPVFSLEEKDVIEGALVSLDPKNGFVRAMVGGISFRQTQFNSALYAKRQTGSAFKPIVYSEALTEGYTPSSIINNTPVIYPTGVPGKYYKPHNFSRRFTGPTTLLIGLAHSIDVVAVKLLKKVGIEKVVHLANEMGIHHVVRNLTMALGSSSVRLIDLTDAYTSFANGGKECKPVFIIKILTPNGKELYHYKPECKQVLSPQVAYVLTNMLERVITNGTGVTIGNIRKITPYVAGKTGSSSQYRDGVFMGYTSSLVTGVWTGLDDFHSMGRFMVGAITAAPIWYSYMSKSLLIFRPQAFSIPKGIVFAEINPYTGLIANSSYKDPVLMPYIKGTEPTETVKKKKIKNPQSFFGLF